The genome window AAGGCCGCTAATAGAAGAGAGGCTGCTGGTAGATTTGTCTGTGCCGGTCGTCGATCTAGGAAGGTGTGATTATTGTGGAAAATGCAGAGATATCTGTCGATTCAACGCAATAACCGTATTTGGGAAAAATATCATGACATTCCCTGAAATGTGTCATTCCTGCGGCGGCTGTTTCCTCGTGTGCCCCCAAAAAGCCATAATCGAAGGCAGGCGCGAGATAGGTGTGATCGAAAAGGGAAGGGCGAGTGATGTTGTCTTTGTCAGTGGCACTTTGAAGATAGGAGAGGCCATGGCCCCGCCGCTTATAAAGGCGGTGAGGGCACATGGTAAGGCCTATAAGGAGGAGGCCGAAGGCAAGAAGAGGTGTGTCGTAATAATAGACGCCCCGCCAGGGACCTCATGCCCTGTCATAACGGCAGTCCGCGGTGCTCAGTATACCATCCTTGTCACAGAACCAACGCCCTTTGGTTTAAATGATCTCAAGCTTGCAGTTGGTGTATTGAAAAGGCTCAATCAGCCATTTGGTGTGATTATAAACAGATCCGATATAGGTGATGATCAAGTGGAGGATTGGTGCCAGACGCAGGGGATACCAATCCATATGAAGATACCATTTGACCGTCGGATTATAGAGGGATATTCAAGGGGTGAGCCGCTTATAACGACCTGTCCCGATCTCAAACCTGTGTTTGATGGTTTGTTGAGAAGGCTTTGTGTATGAAGGAGATAGTCGTAATAAGCGGCAAAGGCGGCACAGGCAAGACTACAATCGTTGGCGGTCTAGCAGTGTTGATGGAAAATAAGGTCTTGGCTGATTGTGATGTGGATGCCGCTGATCTACACCTTATACTTGCCACCAAGGTTATCGAAACATACGATTTCAAGGCAGGGGTGAGGCCGGTTGTAGATGAAAAGAGATGCACGGCCTGCGGTACATGTGCCGGGCTTTGCCGTTTTGACGCCATAGAGATCCAGAAGATTGCAAAAATAGATGAATTTTTATGCGAGGGTTGCGGGGTCTGTGTCCATTTCTGTCCCGAATCAGCCATGTCGCTCAGAGAAAATACCTGCGGTGAATGGTATGTCTCCGATACCCCTTACGGTCCAATGGTACACGCTAGGCTTGGTATAGGTGAGGAAAATTCAGGGAAGCTTGTAAGCCTTGTGAAGCAAAAGGCAAGGCAGATCGCCGAAGATATCGGCTCGGATTTCATTCTGATCGACGGTCCGCCAGGGATCGGATGTCCTGTAATCTCGTCCCTTTCAAATGCAGACGCTGTGCTCGTGGTCACAGAGCCGACGCTTTCCGGTCTTCATGACCTTGAGCGAGTTATCGATCTTGCAAGACACTTTAAGCTTTTATCGTGTGCGTGTATAAATAAATGGGATATAAATCCAGAGATCTCCGCTCAAATAGAGGGAATATGTTTGAAGAAAGGTGTTCGAGTGATAAGCAGGCTGCCTTTCGACCGTGAGGCCGTAAAAAGCATTATAGCGAGAAGGCCGATTGTAGGGTACGATAGAGGGCCGATAGCCGATTCAATAAGGCGGCTCTTCAACGGATTGACGATCTTGCTTGATTAACCATAATGAATGATTGGAGGAAAGAGCTGTGGAAGCAACACAACAAAATGTCAGGGCGAATCCTGTTCTTGACCAACAGGACCAGATGATAAAGCAGAAGCTTGACAGGATTGAAA of Dissulfurimicrobium hydrothermale contains these proteins:
- a CDS encoding ATP-binding protein, with the translated sequence MEIAVASGKGGTGKTTVAVSLALCAEGVSVLADCDVEEPNCHIFLRPLIEERLLVDLSVPVVDLGRCDYCGKCRDICRFNAITVFGKNIMTFPEMCHSCGGCFLVCPQKAIIEGRREIGVIEKGRASDVVFVSGTLKIGEAMAPPLIKAVRAHGKAYKEEAEGKKRCVVIIDAPPGTSCPVITAVRGAQYTILVTEPTPFGLNDLKLAVGVLKRLNQPFGVIINRSDIGDDQVEDWCQTQGIPIHMKIPFDRRIIEGYSRGEPLITTCPDLKPVFDGLLRRLCV
- a CDS encoding ATP-binding protein, with amino-acid sequence MKEIVVISGKGGTGKTTIVGGLAVLMENKVLADCDVDAADLHLILATKVIETYDFKAGVRPVVDEKRCTACGTCAGLCRFDAIEIQKIAKIDEFLCEGCGVCVHFCPESAMSLRENTCGEWYVSDTPYGPMVHARLGIGEENSGKLVSLVKQKARQIAEDIGSDFILIDGPPGIGCPVISSLSNADAVLVVTEPTLSGLHDLERVIDLARHFKLLSCACINKWDINPEISAQIEGICLKKGVRVISRLPFDREAVKSIIARRPIVGYDRGPIADSIRRLFNGLTILLD